Part of the Phycisphaeraceae bacterium genome, GCGGCCATGGCGTTCATCAAACCGGCCGGCGCCGGCGCGTCGTCCACCATGATCATGCTGTTCTTCGGGGGCGTCGCGGGCGCGAGCGCGATGATCCTGCCCGGCGTCAGCGGCGCCTATCTGCTCCTGCTGCTGGGCCAGTATGTGCCCATCCTCGACGCGATCTCGCAGGCCAAGGCGGGCCTGCTCGGCTCGGGCGACCAGCCGCGCGACCTGGCGCTGTTCTTCGGCGCGATGCGATCGATCATCCCCGTGGGGATCGGCGTGGTCATCGGCATAGCGGGGGTGAGCAACCTGCTGCGTGTGCTGCTGGACCGTTTCCCCAAGCCCACGCTCGGCGTGCTCATCGGGCTTCTGCTGGGCGCGGTGGTGGGGCTCTGGCCCTTCGCCGAGTTCGTGCGCCCGGGCGAGGGGTTTGTCTTCAAGGGGCAGGCGCTGAGCGCCGAGCAGATCGACGCGCTCGCCGTCGAGGATTACCCGGTTCGCCTGCGCGCCCCGAGCACGGCCGAGGCCTTCGGGGGTCTGGCGCTGATCGGGGTCGGCTTCGGCGTCACGCTGCTCGTGGATCGGCTGGGACGAGCGAAGCCGTCTCGACG contains:
- a CDS encoding DUF368 domain-containing protein, whose translation is MRTNDEQHQPATPTPSHDAPLSTPEPSHASLAFRGVFGGAMMGMANLVPGISGGTMLLAAGIYPRFVSAVAEVTTLKLRVRSILLLVCVALAAGLTIVLLAAPTKHLVVNHRWVMYSLFIGLTLGGLPLVHRLVKPMNASAWTGAIIAFALMAAMAFIKPAGAGASSTMIMLFFGGVAGASAMILPGVSGAYLLLLLGQYVPILDAISQAKAGLLGSGDQPRDLALFFGAMRSIIPVGIGVVIGIAGVSNLLRVLLDRFPKPTLGVLIGLLLGAVVGLWPFAEFVRPGEGFVFKGQALSAEQIDALAVEDYPVRLRAPSTAEAFGGLALIGVGFGVTLLVDRLGRAKPSRR